One Lutzomyia longipalpis isolate SR_M1_2022 chromosome 4, ASM2433408v1 DNA segment encodes these proteins:
- the LOC129794910 gene encoding rab11 family-interacting protein 3 isoform X2 produces the protein MTTPESRSQPESLDLDYDLWQGQFEFIGPINTNGRTSSVEDLDLSCQQHAFDKNRAILVDEETFLSLNATESSTESDDEHGVRSSGPHSGFFIDDCDRGTPDTLKDEDFTHRSNVVSPKGLVEASQDRLISDLVEINNVKNNLKNNNLRLIADNQKLLRTTTPKLNGIRAEVCDSLNEQLELLQRQVTNLADSQNNVEDITTRTKTEYAVLQARYHMLEEQLRECEMRAEERIAEEQRRNRELLARMEREAQLQTENCQIKVRTVEKEATALQEEAHRLRIQCDKQAADLHATEEKLEITKDNYTALQQEVLELQAREKKLLAEKVATEELMLEMSREVDRLRSERGPAMPTTSPESIRLEELHQELDELRQVNKNLEEANEELQALVLTRGVEEGRNLLNGTSNSLAQELHDMSQSQDGTDAAMLTSLTQLQTAYQDKEEENVRLKHYIDTILLNIVENYPQLLEVKSNSVSNAGN, from the exons ATGACGACACCCGAATCCCGGAGTCAGCCAGAAAGTTTGGATTTGGATTATGATCTCTGGCAGGgccaatttgaatttatcgGTCCAATAAATACAAATGGACGCACATCGAGTGTCGAAGATCTCGATTTAAGTTGCCAACAGCACGCATTTGACAAAAATCGCGCCATTCTCGTGGACGAAGAGACCTTCCTCAGTCTCAACGCCACCGAATCATCCACGGAAAGTGACGACGAGCACGGTGTACGATCATCCGGGCCCCATTCgggatttttcattgatgaTTGCGATCGTGGTACCCCAGATACGCTGAAAGACGAAGATTTTACGCATCGCAGCAACGTTGTCAGCCCAAAGGGGCTGGTGGAAGCTAGTCAAGATAGGCTAATAAGTGATCTCGTTGAGATcaataatgtgaaaaataatctcaaaaataacaatttgcGTCTCATTGCGGACAATCAGAAACTACTGCGGACAACAACGCCCAAATTGAATGGCATCAGAGCTGAAGTTTGCGATTCTCTCAACGAACAA CTCGAATTGCTGCAGCGACAGGTAACAAATTTGGCTGATTCACAGAACAACGTGGAGGACATCACGACGCGCACCAAGACGGAATATGCGGTCCTCCAGGCGCGCTATCACATGCTCGAGGAGCAGTTGCGGGAATGTGAGATGCGCGCCGAGGAGAGGATCGCCGAGGAGCAGCGCAGGAATCGTGAGCTGCTGGCACGGATGGAGCGTGAGGCGCAACTGCAGACGGAGAATTGTCAGATAAAGGTGCGAACGGTGGAGAAGGAGGCGACAGCACTGCAGGAAGAGGCCCACCGGCTGCGAATTCAGTGCGATAAACAAGCAGCTGATCTCCATGCCACGGAGGAGAAGCTTGAGATCACCAAGGATAACTATACGGCACTCCAGCAGGAAGTTTTGGAGCTGCAGGCGCGCGAGAAGAAGTTGCTGGCGGAGAAAGTTGCCACAGAGGAGTTGATGCTGGAAATGAGTCGGGAGGTGGATCGACTGAGGAGCGAACGAGGTCCAGCCATGCCCACCACGTCCCCGGAATCCATAAGACTGGAGGAGTTACATCAGGAGCTCGATGAATTGCGTCAAGTTAACAAAA ATCTCGAGGAAGCCAATGAGGAACTCCAGGCACTTGTTCTAACACGAGGCGTTGAAGAGGGAAGAAATCTCCTCAATGGAACATCGAATAGCCTGGCGCAGGAGTTGCATGACATGAGTCAGAGTCAG GATGGAACAGATGCGGCTATGCTGACGTCACTCACGCAG
- the LOC129794910 gene encoding rab11 family-interacting protein 3 isoform X5, producing MTTPESRSQPESLDLDYDLWQGQFEFIGPINTNGRTSSVEDLDLSCQQHAFDKNRAILVDEETFLSLNATESSTESDDEHGVRSSGPHSGFFIDDCDRGTPDTLKDEDFTHRSNVVSPKGLVEASQDRLISDLVEINNVKNNLKNNNLRLIADNQKLLRTTTPKLNGIRAEVCDSLNEQLELLQRQVTNLADSQNNVEDITTRTKTEYAVLQARYHMLEEQLRECEMRAEERIAEEQRRNRELLARMEREAQLQTENCQIKVRTVEKEATALQEEAHRLRIQCDKQAADLHATEEKLEITKDNYTALQQEVLELQAREKKLLAEKVATEELMLEMSREVDRLRSERGPAMPTTSPESIRLEELHQELDELRQVNKNLEEANEELQALVLTRGVEEGRNLLNGTSNSLAQELHDMSQSQLQTAYQDKEEENVRLKHYIDTILLNIVENYPQLLEVKSNSVSNAGN from the exons ATGACGACACCCGAATCCCGGAGTCAGCCAGAAAGTTTGGATTTGGATTATGATCTCTGGCAGGgccaatttgaatttatcgGTCCAATAAATACAAATGGACGCACATCGAGTGTCGAAGATCTCGATTTAAGTTGCCAACAGCACGCATTTGACAAAAATCGCGCCATTCTCGTGGACGAAGAGACCTTCCTCAGTCTCAACGCCACCGAATCATCCACGGAAAGTGACGACGAGCACGGTGTACGATCATCCGGGCCCCATTCgggatttttcattgatgaTTGCGATCGTGGTACCCCAGATACGCTGAAAGACGAAGATTTTACGCATCGCAGCAACGTTGTCAGCCCAAAGGGGCTGGTGGAAGCTAGTCAAGATAGGCTAATAAGTGATCTCGTTGAGATcaataatgtgaaaaataatctcaaaaataacaatttgcGTCTCATTGCGGACAATCAGAAACTACTGCGGACAACAACGCCCAAATTGAATGGCATCAGAGCTGAAGTTTGCGATTCTCTCAACGAACAA CTCGAATTGCTGCAGCGACAGGTAACAAATTTGGCTGATTCACAGAACAACGTGGAGGACATCACGACGCGCACCAAGACGGAATATGCGGTCCTCCAGGCGCGCTATCACATGCTCGAGGAGCAGTTGCGGGAATGTGAGATGCGCGCCGAGGAGAGGATCGCCGAGGAGCAGCGCAGGAATCGTGAGCTGCTGGCACGGATGGAGCGTGAGGCGCAACTGCAGACGGAGAATTGTCAGATAAAGGTGCGAACGGTGGAGAAGGAGGCGACAGCACTGCAGGAAGAGGCCCACCGGCTGCGAATTCAGTGCGATAAACAAGCAGCTGATCTCCATGCCACGGAGGAGAAGCTTGAGATCACCAAGGATAACTATACGGCACTCCAGCAGGAAGTTTTGGAGCTGCAGGCGCGCGAGAAGAAGTTGCTGGCGGAGAAAGTTGCCACAGAGGAGTTGATGCTGGAAATGAGTCGGGAGGTGGATCGACTGAGGAGCGAACGAGGTCCAGCCATGCCCACCACGTCCCCGGAATCCATAAGACTGGAGGAGTTACATCAGGAGCTCGATGAATTGCGTCAAGTTAACAAAA ATCTCGAGGAAGCCAATGAGGAACTCCAGGCACTTGTTCTAACACGAGGCGTTGAAGAGGGAAGAAATCTCCTCAATGGAACATCGAATAGCCTGGCGCAGGAGTTGCATGACATGAGTCAGAGTCAG